The genomic segment CTGAGATTGGAATAAAATTATTAGAAACTGTGAGAGAAAGATTGTCAAAGGTTGAAGATCTTGTACAGAATCTAGCAACCAAGGATGTGGATTCTAGAATGGCTTATTTAATAACAGATTTAATGACCAGTTATGGAGAAAACATTGAAGATAGTATATCTATTAAATTACCAATCTCAAGAGGAGATATGGCGAATTATATTGGAGTAACTCCGGAAACTATAAGTAGAAAACTTAAAAAATTTGAAGATGAAAAAATAATAAAGATAGTAGGAACTAAGAACATTATAATTTTAGATGAAAAGAAATTAAAGGATTATATATAAAAATAAATTTTTATTGATATTTGATTTCAATCATATTTTATTAAAAGAAATGAGGTTATAATGAAGTCAGAAATTAAGTAAAATAAATTTTATAAATAAATAACAGAATTTAGGAGGAATTAAATATGTCAAATTTTGCTGCAACTGTGGATGCTAGAAAATATGAACCAAGAGATAAGCATCCTGTTATTTTTAAAACTTTTGAAAGTTTAGGATCTGGTGAAAAAATGGAGCTTATAAATGATCATGATCCACGTCCACTACATTATCAATTTATAATGGAACTTCCAGAACAATTTGAATGGGAATACCTCG from the Clostridium beijerinckii genome contains:
- a CDS encoding DUF2249 domain-containing protein; the protein is MSNFAATVDARKYEPRDKHPVIFKTFESLGSGEKMELINDHDPRPLHYQFIMELPEQFEWEYLEEGPEVWRVAITKK